A single window of Montipora capricornis isolate CH-2021 chromosome 14, ASM3666992v2, whole genome shotgun sequence DNA harbors:
- the LOC138031581 gene encoding uncharacterized protein, with product MSARKQTEHSESERDTEESQVLSDQDHEGHEEIPDETAEELEALIAKQESTLDNARQKVKLVALKQKLKELEKETLAEQLKLARATGTRKNGSKVPKNFGSKHKDVSSRDLCEFEELSHKVEKRLSKMGLSSSASAAAADESTSSEESDDVSSSTERSSRKKRGKRNLKSGKTAKIATRVVRRQLWPHSELSMGYVSKNVSYDELTLEEFVAGYSAILLLPQVSSHERKHRTEHLGALMYLASIYEWPAVRSFHAAVLSEIERGRLNWEDSFLHLENRTLAGLHKKTKEQKRPAPSSSNAVLFCRDYQKGTCSHSKDHYAMLKGEKKWLCHICAACWVKDKAKRMHSEYADDCPNKPKE from the coding sequence ATGAGTGCTCGCAAACAGACAGAACATAGTGAATCGGAGCGTGACACCGAAGAATCACAAGTCCTCTCAGATCAGGACCACGAGGGGCATGAAGAGATTCCAGATGAGACCGCGGAAGAATTAGAAGCCTTGATAGCGAAGCAAGAGAGTACGCTGGATAACGCCCGCCAAAAAGTAAAGTTagtagcattaaaacaaaagttaaaagaGTTGGAAAAGGAAACCTTGGCAGAACAGCTCAAGCTCGCGCGTGCTACGGGTACACGCAAGAACGGGAGTAAGGTGCCTAAGAACTTTGGTTCCAAGCATAAAGACGTATCTTCCCGCGACCTTTGTGAGTTCGAGGAGTTATCTCACAAAGTTGAAAAACGCCTCAGCAAAATGGGTCTTTCTTCCTCCGCCTCTGCAGCCGCAGCAGACGAATCTACGTCAAGTGAAGAAAGCGACGATGTTTCCTCTTCAACCGAGCGTTCATCAAGAAAGAAACGAGGTAAGCGGAACTTGAAGTCCGGTAAAACGGCAAAAATTGCTACACGTGTAGTACGGCGGCAATTATGGCCGCATAGTGAATTGAGTATGGGTTATGTCTCTAAGAACGTTAGCTATGATGAGCTTACTTTAGAGGAATTTGTTGCCGGATATAGCGCTATCCTACTGTTGCCACAAGTATCTTCGCATGAACGCAAGCATCGCACAGAGCACTTGGGCGCTTTAATGTATCTTGCGTCCATTTACGAATGGCCTGCCGTTCGCAGTTTTCACGCGGcggttttatcagaaatcgagaGAGGTCGCCTTAACTGGGAGGATTCATTTCTTCACCTAGAAAATCGTACGCTCGCGGGTTTACACAAGAAGACCAAGGAACAAAAGCGCCCCGCCCCCTCGTCTTCAAATGCAGTTTTGTTTTGCCGCGATTACCAGAAGGGTACGTGCTCCCACTCCAAGGATCACTACGCCATGCTTAAAGGGGAAAAGAAATGGCTTTGCCATATTTGTGCGGCGTGTTGGGTGAAAGATAAGGCTAAACGGATGCATTCTGAGTACGCAGATGATTGTCCAAACAAACCAAAAGAATGA
- the LOC138031580 gene encoding uncharacterized protein, with product MACQRITSGISYVCSQQGFDVLNYLDDFQGVEVPDNAATAFCFLQSLLIELGVEESKSKACPPTTRATCLGVEFDTLAMTKLIHLERLIEIQELLRQWSSKTKATKRELQSLLGKLSFVSKCVQNSRIFLMRIIDLLKRLKHNHHRVSLNKDFRKDISWWINFIAVYNGVSIIYDVPWSAPDCVFATDACLTGCGGVCGRSVFHAPFPDWVLQQFTAIHQLEFLAFLVAIRLWGALWAGLRVQVYCDNAAVVTVINSGKTSDSSMGTILRNTWLQVSAQEFEIRAVHLPGVTNRLADYLSRWHLDEAKYSGLFAAECGDVGSFREETVTDELFALNNDL from the coding sequence ATGGCCTGTCAACGCATCACGAGCGGTATTTCGTACGTTTGTTCACAGCAGGGCTTTGACGTGTTAAATTATCTGGACGACTTTCAAGGCGTTGAAGTTCCGGATAACGCCGCCACTGCCTTTTGCTTTCTTCAATCCTTACTCATTGAATTAGGAGTAGAAGAGTCGAAAAGTAAAGCCTGTCCGCCGACGACACGTGCGACCTGTTTAGGGGTTGAATTTGATACTTTGGCGATGACAAAATTGATTCACCTCGAACGTTTAATCGAGATCCAAGAGTTACTAAGACAGTGGTCAAGCAAGACAAAGGCCACTAAGCGAGAGTTGCAATCGTTGCTCGGGAAActgtcttttgtttcgaaaTGTGTACAGAATAGTCGCATTTTTCTCATGCGGATTATTGACCTCCTCAAGCGGCTCAAGCACAATCATCACCGAGTTTCTCTCAATAAAGACTTTCGGAAAGACATTTCCTGGTGGATTAACTTCATTGCAGTTTATAATGGCGTTTCGATCATTTATGATGTTCCGTGGTCGGCTCCGGACTGTGTTTTCGCGACGGATGCCTGTTTAACAGGATGTGGCGGCGTTTGTGGTCGCTCGGTTTTCCATGCACCCTTTCCTGACTGGGTTCTGCAGCAATTCACAGCCATTCATCAGTTAGAGTTTCTAGCTTTCTTAGTAGCGATTCGTTTGTGGGGCGCACTTTGGGCCGGTTTACGAGTGCAAGTCTACTGTGATAATGCAGCCGTGGTTACCGTAATTAACTCTGGGAAGACGAGTGACTCTTCAATGGGAACAATCTTGCGTAACACTTGGCTGCAAGTTTCTGCACAAGAGTTCGAGATCAGAGCGGTTCATTTGCCGGGTGTAACTAACCGACTTGCAGATTATTTATCGCGATGGCATTTGGATGAAGCAAAGTACTCTGGACTGTTCGCCGCAGAATGTGGGGACGTGGGTTCTTTTAGGGAGGAGACTGTCACTGATGAGTTATTTGCCCTCAATAATGATTTGTAA
- the LOC138031582 gene encoding uncharacterized protein — protein sequence MKQAATEERKRDVTIVTALAIWPKSAQVRKEKWKNYSVIAVGGGGTKSLCVPPPGPGLSRRQPNNKKSKMIPEREKMSFISIISNILLLLLIDINGLILC from the exons ATG AAACAAGCAGCAacagaggaaagaaaaaga GATGTTACAATTGTGACGGCTTTGGCCATATGGCCAAAGTCTGCCCAAGTGAGGAAGGAG AAATGGAAAAATTACAGTGTTATCGCTGTAGGGGGTGGGGGCACAAAAAGTCTTTGTGTCCCACCCCCAGGCCCAGGCCTCAGCAGAAGGCAGCCAAACAACAAG AAAAGCAAGATGATCccggaaagggaaaaaatgtcTTTTATATCTATAATCAGTAACATCCTTCTGTTACTGCTTATAGATATAAACGGCTTAATATTATGTTAA